Proteins from a genomic interval of Actinoalloteichus hymeniacidonis:
- a CDS encoding threonine/serine ThrE exporter family protein, whose product MGLAQRARDVLRRKNPAPVTDAHIEYGPALPDAPTIHLVLDLALRIGEVQMASGAGAADATATILAVTNAFGLPHCEVDVIYTSITVCCHLGVDQAPITTLRVVRSRSMDYSRLSDTEDLVRRITSGEISVGDAHSELQRITTARHPYPRWVSTLAWGGMAAAIAVLIGAGPFLVMLAALITIVIDQIGRQLNRRALPFFFQQVVGGAIATGAAMAVYESDLLGDATTSLAVGANLVVLLSGLSVVGVAQDAVSGYNVTATGRAGETLLMTAGLVTGVVLALRIGVALGASESAVAERLPPVVGDLPLMITAAAATAACFALASYAPLRSLLVAAAAGAIGQAVYSLLILSTLAGPIPAAGGAAAVIGFCGGVLSRRLGVSALVIVVSGIAPMLPGLSTYRALYQVAAENDLASSIPELMMAAGIALALGAGVALGEFLAHPVQRGLSRLERRLAGPRMSGPLNPAPRRLE is encoded by the coding sequence GTGGGTCTCGCCCAGCGGGCTCGGGACGTACTGCGCCGCAAGAACCCGGCGCCGGTCACCGACGCGCACATCGAATACGGGCCTGCCCTTCCCGATGCCCCGACGATCCATCTGGTGCTCGATCTCGCGCTGCGGATCGGCGAGGTCCAGATGGCCAGCGGAGCGGGTGCGGCGGACGCCACCGCGACGATCCTCGCGGTGACCAACGCCTTCGGTCTGCCGCACTGCGAGGTGGACGTCATCTACACCTCGATCACCGTGTGCTGTCACCTCGGTGTCGACCAGGCGCCGATCACGACGCTGCGGGTGGTGCGCAGCAGGTCCATGGACTACAGCAGGCTCTCGGACACCGAGGACCTGGTCCGGCGGATCACCTCGGGTGAGATCAGCGTCGGCGACGCCCACTCCGAACTGCAGCGGATCACCACCGCCAGGCACCCCTACCCGCGCTGGGTCTCGACGCTGGCCTGGGGTGGAATGGCGGCGGCCATCGCCGTCTTGATCGGTGCGGGTCCGTTCCTGGTGATGCTGGCCGCGCTGATCACGATCGTGATCGACCAGATCGGGCGACAGCTCAATAGGCGAGCGCTCCCGTTCTTCTTCCAACAGGTGGTCGGCGGGGCCATCGCCACCGGCGCCGCGATGGCCGTCTACGAGTCGGATCTCCTCGGCGATGCGACGACCTCGCTCGCGGTGGGCGCCAACCTCGTCGTCCTGTTGTCCGGGCTCTCGGTCGTCGGTGTCGCGCAGGACGCGGTCAGCGGATACAACGTCACCGCCACCGGCCGGGCGGGCGAGACGCTGTTGATGACGGCGGGTCTGGTCACCGGCGTCGTGCTCGCGCTGCGGATCGGGGTGGCCCTCGGCGCCTCCGAATCGGCCGTGGCCGAACGCCTTCCACCGGTGGTCGGCGATCTACCGCTCATGATCACCGCCGCAGCCGCCACTGCCGCGTGTTTCGCGCTCGCCAGTTACGCACCGTTGCGTTCGTTGCTGGTAGCGGCCGCGGCGGGTGCGATCGGCCAGGCCGTGTACAGCTTGCTGATCCTGTCCACTCTGGCCGGTCCGATTCCGGCAGCCGGCGGTGCGGCCGCCGTGATCGGCTTCTGCGGCGGCGTACTCAGCCGCAGGCTCGGCGTCTCCGCGTTGGTCATCGTGGTCTCGGGAATCGCGCCGATGCTGCCCGGCCTGTCGACCTACCGAGCCCTCTACCAGGTCGCGGCCGAGAACGACCTGGCCAGCTCGATCCCCGAGCTGATGATGGCCGCGGGTATCGCACTCGCTCTGGGTGCGGGCGTGGCGCTCGGCGAGTTCCTGGCGCACCCGGTCCAACGTGGATTGAGCAGGCTCGAACGCCGCCTCGCCGGTCCGAGGATGTCCGGTCCGCTCAATCCCGCGCCTCGCCGGTTGGAATGA
- a CDS encoding alpha,alpha-trehalose-phosphate synthase (UDP-forming) has protein sequence MSSATNNSPRADFIVVANRLPVDLEEAEDGTQRWRHSPGGLVSALEPFLRARRGAWVGWPGVADADVEPFEDGDMYLHPVRLNSDEFRDYYEGFSNGTLWPLYHDVVAPPVFERTWWESYVRVNKRFAEACAEVSAAGATVWIQDYQLQLVPAMLRELRPDLRIGFFLHIPFPPVELFMQLPWRTEIVRGLLGADLVGFHRPGGAQNFLWLARRLAGFEPSRGSVGVRNRPGVVQVGDRPVRVGAFPISIDATGFDSLARAKETQARAKQIRAELGNPRRIMLGVDRLDYTKGIDVRLHAFGELLKEGRLDAEDTVMIQLATPSRERVEHYKKMREEIEREVGRINGQFSRVGRPAVHYLHSSVQRTELAAFYCAADVMVVTPVRDGMNLVCKEYAACRHDLGGALVLSEFAGAAAELTSAFLVNPHDLDGVKNSLVAALNVDPTEGRRRMRALRRQVLTHDVDRWARSFLEALGTNLTS, from the coding sequence GTGAGCAGCGCGACCAACAACTCCCCGCGCGCGGATTTCATCGTTGTCGCGAACCGTTTGCCGGTAGACCTCGAGGAGGCGGAGGACGGCACCCAACGCTGGCGGCACAGCCCCGGCGGTCTGGTCAGCGCACTGGAGCCCTTCCTGCGCGCCAGGCGCGGCGCCTGGGTCGGCTGGCCGGGCGTCGCCGACGCCGACGTGGAGCCGTTCGAGGACGGCGACATGTATCTGCACCCGGTCCGGCTCAACTCCGACGAGTTCCGGGACTACTACGAGGGATTCTCCAACGGCACGCTCTGGCCGCTCTATCACGACGTGGTGGCGCCGCCGGTGTTCGAACGCACCTGGTGGGAGTCCTATGTCCGGGTGAACAAGCGCTTCGCCGAGGCCTGCGCCGAGGTCTCTGCAGCGGGCGCCACGGTCTGGATCCAGGACTACCAGCTACAGCTGGTGCCCGCGATGCTCCGGGAACTGCGTCCGGACCTGCGCATCGGCTTCTTCCTGCACATCCCGTTCCCGCCGGTCGAGCTGTTCATGCAGCTCCCGTGGCGGACGGAGATCGTGCGCGGGCTGCTCGGGGCCGACCTCGTCGGCTTCCACCGGCCGGGTGGTGCGCAGAACTTCCTGTGGCTGGCCCGCAGGCTCGCGGGCTTCGAGCCCAGCCGGGGCAGCGTCGGTGTCCGGAATCGCCCGGGCGTCGTCCAGGTCGGCGACCGACCGGTCCGGGTCGGCGCGTTCCCGATCTCCATCGACGCCACCGGCTTCGACTCCCTGGCCCGTGCCAAGGAGACCCAGGCCCGTGCCAAGCAGATCCGCGCCGAGCTGGGTAACCCGAGGCGCATCATGCTGGGCGTCGACCGCCTCGACTACACCAAGGGCATCGACGTACGTCTTCACGCCTTCGGGGAGCTGCTCAAGGAGGGCAGGCTCGATGCCGAAGACACAGTGATGATCCAGCTCGCCACGCCCAGCCGGGAGCGCGTCGAGCACTACAAGAAAATGCGGGAGGAGATCGAGCGCGAGGTCGGCAGGATCAACGGCCAGTTCAGCAGAGTTGGTCGACCAGCGGTGCATTACCTGCACTCCTCGGTGCAACGCACAGAGCTCGCCGCGTTCTACTGCGCGGCGGACGTCATGGTCGTGACACCGGTGCGAGACGGGATGAACCTCGTCTGCAAGGAGTACGCCGCTTGTCGACACGACCTTGGTGGTGCGCTCGTACTCAGCGAGTTCGCTGGCGCAGCCGCAGAACTCACCAGTGCATTCCTCGTCAACCCACATGACCTGGATGGGGTGAAGAATTCTCTTGTCGCCGCCCTCAACGTGGATCCGACCGAAGGCCGCCGTAGAATGCGCGCACTGCGCCGACAGGTACTCACCCACGATGTCGATCGTTGGGCAAGGTCGTTTCTTGAAGCGCTGGGAACCAATCTCACCTCTTGA
- the otsB gene encoding trehalose-phosphatase, which translates to MTAEALPAELRRAIVQAARTPRLLIACDYDGTLAPIVENPDQARPLPESVHALRSLAALPTTTTAVISGRALRDLATLSRLPAEVHLVGSHGSEFDVGFVHKLDADATALLTRLKKHLEATTRDYEGVHLEIKPASIAVHVRRSEPEVAEQVMELVRADPATWDGVELTEGKAVLELAVVQTDKGNALDVLRHQVGATAALFIGDDVTDEKAFRRLQGPDLGIKVGPGETAANYRIDDTPAVATVLALLLEERRTWLFGEQAVPIERLTMLANDRSVALLTPDARINWLCHPEPDSAAVFADLLGGPGAGHFSVKPERNGLPLGQRYLPGTMTVETRWSRLLVTDYLHQDCELHRTDLTRLISGTTSAAVEFAPRPEFGQVQVRLVREENGLRVLGTSDPIVLFSPGVEWEVHTDGIHETARAVVHPGPDQPVVLELRCGTDDLSPSETPEVARRDRSSRHWSEWLHSLELPPLQRELVGRSALTLRGLCHETGAILAAATTSLPEEIGGVRNWDYRYCWIRDAALTAQALVSLGSLVEAEAYLAWLHRVLDTLPGPERLHPLYTLYGTTLGPEAVIDTLPGYAGSRPVRVGNLANQQVQLDVFGPVVDLVVQLTEVRGKLTDDDWNMVKSMAEAVSRRWNEPDHGIWEERHAPRHRVYSRVQCWVTLDRAITLAEKHDRELDPSWWALRAEIADDVLKHGWNEEVQSFTTAYDGTDLDAATLHIGLSGLIEPTDERFQATVTATEAELRSGSTVYRYKRDDGLPGTEGGWHVCAAWMIESYLLTGRRTEAEELFQQLVDAAGPTGLLPEEYDPIAERSLGNHPQAYSHLGLIRCARLLSA; encoded by the coding sequence TTGACCGCCGAGGCCCTCCCCGCCGAGCTTCGCCGCGCGATCGTTCAGGCAGCTCGGACGCCCCGACTGCTGATCGCCTGCGACTACGACGGAACGCTCGCGCCCATCGTCGAGAACCCCGACCAGGCAAGACCACTCCCCGAGTCGGTCCATGCGCTGCGTTCGCTCGCGGCTCTGCCGACGACGACGACCGCAGTGATCTCGGGACGAGCTCTCCGCGATCTGGCCACCCTTTCCAGACTCCCCGCCGAAGTCCATTTGGTGGGAAGCCACGGCTCCGAGTTCGACGTCGGTTTCGTGCATAAATTGGACGCCGATGCCACGGCACTGCTAACCCGGCTGAAGAAACATCTGGAGGCGACCACCCGCGATTACGAGGGTGTTCACCTGGAGATCAAGCCGGCCAGCATCGCCGTGCACGTCCGCCGGTCCGAACCCGAGGTCGCCGAGCAGGTGATGGAGTTGGTTCGCGCCGACCCCGCAACCTGGGATGGCGTGGAACTCACCGAGGGCAAGGCCGTCCTGGAACTCGCCGTGGTGCAGACGGACAAGGGCAACGCCCTCGACGTGCTGCGGCACCAGGTCGGGGCGACTGCCGCGCTGTTCATCGGCGACGACGTCACCGACGAGAAGGCCTTCCGCAGACTGCAGGGACCCGACCTGGGAATCAAGGTCGGCCCCGGCGAGACCGCGGCGAACTATCGGATCGATGACACACCTGCGGTCGCCACCGTGCTCGCCCTCCTCCTTGAGGAACGACGCACCTGGCTGTTCGGTGAGCAGGCCGTGCCGATCGAGCGGCTGACCATGCTCGCCAACGATCGCTCGGTCGCACTGCTCACGCCGGACGCTCGGATCAACTGGCTCTGCCACCCGGAGCCGGACTCGGCGGCGGTGTTCGCCGATCTGCTGGGCGGCCCCGGTGCCGGACACTTCTCGGTGAAGCCCGAGCGCAATGGACTGCCGCTGGGACAGCGTTATCTACCGGGCACGATGACGGTGGAGACCCGCTGGTCGCGGCTGCTGGTCACCGACTACCTGCACCAGGACTGCGAGCTGCACCGCACGGACCTGACCCGGTTGATCAGCGGCACGACCTCGGCTGCGGTCGAGTTCGCGCCGAGGCCGGAGTTCGGCCAGGTGCAGGTCCGCCTGGTCCGGGAGGAGAACGGGCTACGGGTGCTGGGCACCTCGGACCCCATCGTGTTGTTCTCGCCCGGCGTCGAGTGGGAGGTCCACACCGACGGGATCCACGAGACGGCTCGCGCGGTCGTGCACCCCGGGCCGGATCAACCGGTCGTGTTGGAGCTCCGTTGCGGCACCGACGATCTGTCTCCCAGCGAGACGCCGGAGGTGGCACGGCGCGACCGTTCCAGCAGGCACTGGTCGGAATGGCTGCACTCCCTGGAGCTGCCGCCGTTGCAGCGGGAACTCGTCGGTCGTTCCGCGTTGACCCTGCGTGGGCTCTGCCACGAGACCGGGGCGATCCTGGCCGCGGCCACGACCTCCCTGCCGGAGGAGATCGGCGGCGTCCGCAACTGGGACTACCGCTATTGCTGGATTCGCGACGCCGCACTGACCGCGCAGGCACTCGTGTCGCTCGGTTCGTTGGTGGAGGCCGAGGCCTACCTGGCTTGGCTGCACCGGGTCCTGGACACCCTCCCCGGCCCGGAGCGACTGCACCCGCTCTACACGCTCTACGGCACCACGCTCGGTCCGGAAGCCGTGATCGACACGCTGCCGGGCTACGCGGGCTCCCGCCCGGTGCGCGTCGGCAACCTGGCCAACCAGCAGGTCCAGCTCGACGTGTTCGGTCCGGTGGTCGACCTGGTCGTCCAGCTCACCGAGGTGCGCGGCAAGCTCACCGACGATGACTGGAACATGGTCAAGTCCATGGCCGAGGCGGTCTCACGGCGGTGGAACGAGCCGGACCACGGCATCTGGGAAGAGCGGCACGCACCACGACACCGGGTGTACTCCCGGGTTCAGTGTTGGGTAACGCTGGACCGGGCGATCACGCTCGCCGAGAAGCACGACCGGGAGCTGGACCCCAGCTGGTGGGCGTTGCGTGCTGAGATCGCCGACGATGTGCTCAAGCACGGGTGGAACGAGGAGGTCCAGTCCTTCACCACCGCCTACGACGGCACGGACCTGGACGCCGCCACCCTGCACATCGGACTGTCCGGGCTGATCGAGCCGACCGATGAGCGTTTCCAGGCCACTGTCACCGCCACCGAGGCCGAGCTGCGTAGTGGCTCGACGGTCTACCGCTACAAGCGGGACGACGGTCTGCCCGGCACCGAGGGCGGCTGGCATGTCTGTGCGGCCTGGATGATCGAGTCCTACCTGCTGACCGGCAGGCGCACCGAGGCGGAGGAGCTGTTCCAACAGCTTGTCGACGCGGCAGGCCCGACCGGGCTGCTGCCCGAGGAGTACGACCCGATCGCGGAGCGCTCGCTGGGTAACCACCCGCAGGCGTACTCGCACCTGGGTCTGATTCGCTGCGCCCGGCTGCTGTCCGCCTGA
- a CDS encoding LacI family DNA-binding transcriptional regulator, translated as MARSMNARRPATLASLAAELGVSRTTVSNAYNRPDQLSPELRRRVLETARRLGYPGPDPVARSLRTRKAGAVGLLLTENLSYAFRDPAAVSFLEGLAMACELAGQGLLLVPANPEREDVAAVHRAGVDGFVVYSVPDDDPHLASVLERPVPTVVCDQPELELFDSVGIDDRAAMTSVAEHLIQLGHRRIGVICMRLSRDRNDDLVSQVRQREAHFHVQRSRLAGLAQAFGAAGVDWEGVSVVERFDHDIANGASAAAQLLDRDPQITAVICTSDILALGAMEEATRRGLRVPQDLTVTGFDCVAEAERLGLTTVRQPVREKGLAAGRLLTDPSDHGRPRRVTLPTELIIGRTSAAPRTTEERWFGP; from the coding sequence ATGGCGCGGTCAATGAATGCCCGCCGCCCGGCTACCTTGGCTTCGTTGGCGGCAGAACTCGGGGTCTCACGGACCACCGTGTCCAATGCCTACAACCGACCTGACCAGCTCTCTCCTGAGCTTCGTCGGCGAGTCCTGGAGACCGCGCGGCGTCTAGGTTATCCCGGCCCCGACCCGGTGGCACGTTCGCTGAGAACAAGGAAGGCCGGTGCCGTCGGACTGCTGTTGACGGAGAATCTCTCCTACGCCTTCCGCGATCCTGCGGCGGTGAGCTTCCTCGAAGGCCTCGCGATGGCGTGCGAGCTCGCCGGACAGGGCCTACTACTGGTTCCGGCCAATCCGGAGCGAGAGGACGTCGCGGCCGTGCACCGCGCGGGTGTCGACGGATTCGTCGTCTACTCGGTGCCCGACGACGACCCGCATCTCGCCTCGGTGTTGGAGCGCCCGGTGCCGACCGTCGTCTGCGACCAACCGGAGTTGGAGCTCTTCGACTCGGTCGGTATCGACGACCGTGCCGCGATGACCAGCGTCGCCGAACACCTCATTCAACTGGGGCATCGGCGAATCGGCGTCATCTGCATGCGGTTGAGTCGGGATCGCAACGACGACCTGGTCTCCCAAGTGCGACAACGCGAGGCACACTTCCACGTCCAACGCTCCAGACTCGCCGGGCTGGCACAGGCCTTCGGCGCGGCAGGCGTCGATTGGGAGGGCGTGTCGGTCGTCGAACGCTTCGACCACGACATCGCCAACGGCGCCTCGGCGGCGGCCCAACTGCTGGACCGCGATCCGCAGATCACGGCGGTGATCTGCACCTCCGACATCCTCGCGCTCGGTGCGATGGAGGAGGCGACTCGACGCGGCCTACGGGTACCGCAGGACCTCACCGTCACCGGTTTCGACTGCGTGGCCGAGGCCGAACGGCTGGGCCTCACCACCGTGCGGCAACCCGTGCGGGAGAAGGGGCTCGCGGCGGGCCGCCTGCTCACGGACCCGAGCGATCACGGCAGGCCCCGCCGGGTCACGCTGCCGACGGAACTCATCATCGGCCGGACCTCGGCTGCCCCGAGGACGACAGAGGAGCGCTGGTTCGGTCCCTGA
- a CDS encoding LacI family DNA-binding transcriptional regulator — protein sequence MAGLSEIAKAAGVSVSTVSRVLNRRAGVNQETRQRVLTVLAEMPYTSRGIGALRRTGVIGLLVPELSNPVFPAFAEALETRAASAGYASMLCNTRSLSPQGLGEEEYVRMLLTRGVEGMIFVSPDITNQENAAAGTTGRVRSHYRRLVDDGVQLVFVNGGAATLDVPDVRVDEQLAGYTATRHLLELGHRDIGFVSGPAYSLPSRLKHAGWAAAMEEAGHAATPELVAQAPYGAAGGSSALRELLERTTVTGVICSSDHMALGVVAEARRRDLRVPADLSVVGFDDSALAAYCGPPLTTLAQPIGEMAASAVAELIERLEPAADNRPGTFSRVFRPRLVVRESTAPPAV from the coding sequence GCTGACCGTGTTGGCCGAGATGCCCTACACCTCCCGGGGCATCGGGGCGTTGCGCCGGACCGGCGTGATCGGCCTGTTGGTCCCCGAGTTGTCCAACCCCGTGTTCCCCGCCTTCGCCGAGGCATTGGAGACCAGGGCGGCCAGCGCGGGCTACGCCTCGATGCTGTGCAACACCCGCTCGCTGAGCCCGCAGGGGCTCGGCGAGGAGGAGTACGTGCGCATGCTGCTGACCAGGGGCGTCGAGGGCATGATCTTCGTCTCGCCCGACATCACCAATCAGGAGAACGCCGCAGCTGGGACGACGGGCCGGGTCCGCAGCCACTACCGCAGGCTGGTGGACGACGGCGTGCAGCTGGTCTTCGTCAACGGCGGTGCCGCCACCCTCGATGTGCCCGACGTCCGAGTCGACGAGCAGCTCGCCGGCTACACCGCCACCCGGCATCTCCTCGAACTGGGGCACCGCGACATCGGTTTCGTCAGCGGCCCCGCGTACTCGCTGCCGTCCCGGCTCAAGCACGCCGGTTGGGCTGCGGCGATGGAGGAGGCCGGTCACGCCGCGACCCCCGAGCTGGTCGCCCAGGCGCCCTATGGCGCGGCAGGCGGGAGCAGCGCGCTGCGGGAACTGCTGGAGCGGACCACGGTGACCGGGGTGATCTGCTCCTCGGACCACATGGCGCTCGGCGTGGTCGCCGAAGCCCGGCGCCGAGATCTGCGGGTGCCCGCCGACCTGTCGGTGGTGGGTTTCGACGACAGCGCATTGGCCGCCTATTGCGGCCCCCCGTTGACCACCCTTGCCCAGCCGATCGGCGAGATGGCCGCCTCGGCGGTCGCCGAACTCATCGAGCGCCTGGAACCCGCCGCCGACAACCGACCGGGCACCTTCAGTCGGGTGTTCCGGCCCAGGTTGGTCGTACGCGAGTCGACGGCCCCGCCTGCGGTCTGA